Genomic DNA from Prunus persica cultivar Lovell chromosome G1, Prunus_persica_NCBIv2, whole genome shotgun sequence:
TCTTCAGGCCTAAGCTTGTTTTCCAATGCCAGTTGTTGTAACCGTGAAAGTTCCTTTGTTAtctacatacatatataattaataaagcGTGCTCACAAGGTATGCAAATGAAAATTGATTCCTATGTAAATATAAGTATATGTCATTCTATATGACCAAGCATAGAGTATCATTAGTTTTGCATATATAGAGATAAACTGCACGCATCAATTATCATAAAATCCTGAAATTCAAGCTACAACCACAAAATTGTTCTCCAAATCCTGGATCTCCAACAAATAAACCAAGCAGTGCACGTTTTCTGATACACAGTGTAAGTTCAGTTGAGGGTCACATAGACTAACCTCCAAAATAGAAAGAGACTGGACATTCTTTATGATTGGCACAACTAGACCATATGGAGTAGCCATGGCAATTCCGATATTGTGGGAACCTATAACAATATCCATTAGCTAAGTCTAAAACCCACTTCAAGAAGATAAAGACTAAGCTCAAGTTAAAACATTGCCGCAGCCAACAGATGATAATTGCTATAGAGTAAGCAGAAGTTAATGTACAAACCTTTGAGGATGACCTCAAGTGACTCTTCATTGAAGCAACTATTCATTAACGGATATTTGCCCATGGCCATTGAAAGTGTCTTTATCAATAATGGAAGGAACGTGTGCTTGACATTTGAATCAGAGTTATTACTTTGGAAAGACTGTTTCAGCTCTACAAGTGCATCACATTTTATCTCCTCAACATAATGAAAATGTGGAACTTTTGCTGCCATACTCATCGATTTAACCATTCTTCGTTGGAATCCCCTGAAAGTACAGAGTATAAGTAACTTGATGCATACTTCACTTCCTTTAGAATTCAATATTATGCCACATAAGTTTCAGCCATGAATCATACAAATGAATGAAAGGAGGAGGTGTTCCAAGTTCGTAATTGTATACTATACTTTACCTCAGGGTAACTGTCTTATCATCATAATTACATCCGGATTCAGCTGATGGATGTGAGTAACTCTTTTCGTCTCCCAAAACTTTATCAGAACTAGCACTCAAAGAGGCAGATGGGTCTTGAATGATTCCTTTCTGGGCAGCATATTTAAGGACATCTCCTTTCAATACTCTCCCATCTTTACCAGTTCCATCAACTTCATTTATATCTATATCATATTGCTTTGCAAGATTCCGAACAGGAGGTGTAGATAAAACTCCACCTATGTTCTGAGTGTTCAGCTCAGAATCTAGAGACTTGGTGTTTTCAAAATTCTCCGAAATCTGCTTTGGAACCTGAGATTCCTCGACGGCCATCTTTAAAAGAATTTCTCCAACCTAAGATTTCATTTAAACTCTAAAGTATAAATCAGAGTGTCAAATTAGGATTAAAAGCTAAATGAGCTAATCCAAATAGAGAAATGTTGTCATCAAGATTCTAAAAGAACAAGTTCAAATATACAGCATaggagaaacaaagaaaggccATAACCAGTGGCAGAGCTATTAACCACTGCCCACACATCCCAGTATCCCACCCCCGTAACCTAGTTTAAATTGATAAGTTTACGACCATTCCTAAACACTTACGATGTTAGGATGTGATCCAGCAATTATTTTCTACTCTAACACTCTCTCACACATATGAACCTCTCTCCACTATTCCTCAAAACTTAGGATGTAAGATATATACAAATTCTCACCTTAACGATGTCACCGGGAACGTAGAGAAGCTGATTAACCTTTCCTTGATACCGGCTTGTTATTTCAATGGTTGCTTTGTCACTTTGAACTTCACAAAGTGGCTGAAATTCTTCAACTTGATCCCCCTgccaaaatcacaaaataacCCTTTATGGCTAAATACTTCTCCTCAAAACAACGTAGTTCATATCAAATGCCTCTCCAATTGTATGGCAAATGAAGAGGGtcagttttttttcaatgCAGACCTCTTGCACAAACCATTTGAGGAGCTCACACTCAGCAATGCCTTCACCAGTTTGAGCCAATGGTACATCAACTATGCCATTACCAGCTGCTGTAACATCAGCCATTGGTTGACTTGAAAACCAGCTGCTCTTCACATTATACGCAACGCTACACTacaaaattgcaaaaataaataaatctaacAAATTTACTATAAAATATTCGAAAAGAATCCATTTTTGTATGcaaatttcaacaattttcacaattttgatTATCGACCAAtcattttactcaaaaccaaaGAATTAAAGCTACTGAGAGAGACTTACATTGGATATCGGATCAGCTAAGCGAAATGGAGTGGAAGCGACGGTGGAGAATGCAACAAGCTCGGAAGTCAACGCTCGAAACGGAGGGCTGCGGCCCGAGTGCACC
This window encodes:
- the LOC18788401 gene encoding lipoamide acyltransferase component of branched-chain alpha-keto acid dehydrogenase complex, mitochondrial, with amino-acid sequence MIARRAWHKRALVSGRRWLCPYTSSAPSPATVHSGRSPPFRALTSELVAFSTVASTPFRLADPISNCSVAYNVKSSWFSSQPMADVTAAGNGIVDVPLAQTGEGIAECELLKWFVQEGDQVEEFQPLCEVQSDKATIEITSRYQGKVNQLLYVPGDIVKVGEILLKMAVEESQVPKQISENFENTKSLDSELNTQNIGGVLSTPPVRNLAKQYDIDINEVDGTGKDGRVLKGDVLKYAAQKGIIQDPSASLSASSDKVLGDEKSYSHPSAESGCNYDDKTVTLRGFQRRMVKSMSMAAKVPHFHYVEEIKCDALVELKQSFQSNNSDSNVKHTFLPLLIKTLSMAMGKYPLMNSCFNEESLEVILKGSHNIGIAMATPYGLVVPIIKNVQSLSILEITKELSRLQQLALENKLRPEDISGGTITLSNIGAIGGKYGSPLLNLPEVAIIALGRIQKVPQFADDGNVYPVSIMTVNIGADHRVLDGATVARFCNEWKQFIQNPELVMLHMR